TGGCAGTTCTTGCATGTTGTCTGACCGTTCTTCCCCCGGGAGCCTTTGGCCAGGAGCACGGCTCCCATGCCGGGGCCGGGCCGGAACCGTCCCATCACAGGGGCGACCCGCTGCGCGAAGAGATGAAGACGCTCGACCGGGTGTTCCGCGACGTTGTGTCAGGCGTTGCCCTGGGTGACGGCGCGCGCGTCCACGGGGCGCTCGAGCAGATGCACGGAGCGATGGAGCATACCCACGAGGGCCTGCGCGAGGGGAGCGTGAAGCTCGGGAAGAACGCGGACCGCGTGAAGGAATTCGTCGCCTGGGACCGGCAGTTCCATGCCAGGCTCGAGGACCTCGCTTCTGCCGCGCACGCCGATGACCAGCAGGCCATGCTGAAGCTGACGAAGGAACTGCTGGACCGGTGCGTGGAGTGCCATCGCGTGTTCAGGGGCCGCTGACAATCACCATCGCTGCCGGAGAGGCCGTATCAGCTCCTCTGCAGGGTCGTCCGGGATCCGGCGCCTTCTCAGTCCGTTTTCCCGCCTCGGAAGAGCGGATCCACGACCTTGAAGGGTAGGTCCAGGATGCCCTCCATGATGTCCAGCACATGCCCGCCCACGGCCTTGGGATCGAGGAGGATGATGTTGGGGTTGTTGAGATCGCCCGACACGCGGACGGGCACGGTGATCAGCTTGTTTGCAAGGACCGATTTCAGGAGCGGGATCTTGCCCAGAATAGCTTCGATGGTCTTGAACGGCGCGACCAGGACCGTCATGTCAAGCTTGCCTGCGGCGATATCGATCTCCCCGTCAGCCACGAGGTTCAGCGTCTCGCCTTCAATAATTGCTTCCTTGAGCGCCAGCCTGCCGTTCTTGATGTCTCCCTTGATCCTGACCGACTTGTAGGCAAACCCGTCCCTCCCCATGTCCGGGAGCTTTCCCCTGAGCAGTTCGGTCAAATTCAAGAAAGCAAATATTCGCGACAGCAACGGATTGGTATAGAATCTTCCGTCCTTCGCGGAAAACGAGGCCCATCCCTCCAGGGAACGCAGAAGCTCCTCGTTATTTCCCCGGGAGTGGAGCCCGCCGAGAAAGCTGTACGTGCCGGTGACCCGCCTGTTGGTGGAGAAGCAGTCAAGCGCCGGTTCGAGCGGCTGGTCGATGACCGCGGGATTCAGGTCCAGTTGCACGCCGCTGTGCAGGATCTCAATGCGGCCCGGAACGGAGATGCCGCAAAGCTTCGACTCGATGACCTGTATGCCGACGCTGCCCCTCTGGTCGACGGAGATCCTGGCTTTCACCGGGCTGAACCGGAACTTGTCGATCGAGAAGTCCTTTGCAGCAAGGTTGATGATGCCCCGGACCGGAACGGCAGGGGCAGCCCCGGCTTTTGGGCTTTCGTTCTTGTTACGGCTGAAGGCCTGCTGGAGCATCGCCAGGGACAGGCTTTCCGCGGCGAGGTTCGCATCGAAGCGGAATCCTCCCTCTGACACGGTGACCGTGCCGGTGAGATCGAAGGGGTGGTCTCCATAGAGAAAGGACCCCTCCTTCAGGGTCAGCACCTTTTCGTCCACGCCGAGTTTGATCTGCCTGGCTGTGACCGCTACGCCGTTGCCGGGCCCATACGAGAGGTCGCCTCCCTCGAGTTCACCCCGCGCCGTGGATTCCCCGGGCTTGTCCAGAAGGATATTGGCGCGCAGGTCTCCCCGGATCCAGCCATGATGACCGGATGATCGTTCGAATATCCTGTTGAACGTATCTTCGCTCACTTTGCCCTGATAGGTGATTTCCATCTGTTCTGACCTTTTCCGCAGTGCCAGCGATGCTTTGTCCTTGCCATCCTCTACGACGAGGCGCTTGATGTCGAGTGCATGAGGGCTTTGGCGCAGGTCAACGGACACACGGGGGCCGTTCTGGATCGTCGCCGCTCCTTGGACGGTATACACCGGCCCCTTTTCCCAGGTGAAGCGAAGGGACTCAAGCGAGAGCGCCGCGCGAGGTATCAAATCAGGGGGCGGGTGCAGCGTGTGTGCTGCCCACACGATGCTGTCGTGCCCGATCCTCCCCCGCAGGGACAGGTCCATTGAACTCATCCCGTGGACCGAGCCGGCGAGCTTCAGCCCCGTCGTGATCGAGGAGTCCAGGAAGTCCGCGTCGAGGTTCTGCAGGGTCAGGGTCTTCGTCGTTGCTTTGAAGGAGCCGGTCCTGATCCGTACGGGGCCGGGGACGAGGGCGGATTGCACCTCGATCCCCTCCAGGCTGCCTGCAGCGTTCATCTCCCACCGCTCCTCGTGCAGCAGCGGGCCCGTGAAGGTCATCTCCGCAATCCTCACAACTCCCTTCATGCCTTGCACGTCCCGAAGCTTGTCTCCCAGGCGTCCCAGCCGCTGTCTGCGTTCGAAAAGGTCCTCGAGATAGATGATCGCCCCGCCCGACTCGATCCTGAGATAGGGGCTCCTTCTCCAGTGGAATGACGCGGTCACGCCCGACAGGGAGGACCGGCCTCCCGCCAGGTAGAGGTCTCTGACCGCGATGCCGCTTTTCCGCGTGAAGATCGCTCCCCTCAGCGATACCGGGCCCAGGTGCAGACCTTTCGCGGTGACCCCGATCTCGAACCCCCCGGGAATGAGGGCGAGGGAGCCGGCAATTTCGTCCGCCCTGATGATCTCGCTCCCGCCTTTGCGGAGAACGATCGTTCCACGGTTCACCTCGGCAACAAAAGCGGGACCCACAGATTCTATCGATGTGGCAGCGGTTTCGATATCGCTCCGCGTTTCCTCGAACAGAGCGCGGGGTTCCTCGGGAGCTGCCTCCGGTTCCTCCTTGAGGTCCATGCTTAAGGCGGGATCGTCCAATTTAACCTTCGCTATCCTGACCCTCCCCGTGAGAAGCGGCAGCACTTCCGGGTAGATGCGGGCACGAGGGATCGTGATGTCCATGCTCCCGGCAACGTTCACGCGGACCTGGTACAGCGCCAGCCGCGGCCGGGGAAGCAGCGAAAGACGCAGGCTCCGGAAAGTTACCATATTACCGGTTCTTTGCTCAACGCCCTGGCGAACCCTGTTCTGGACCGGCGCCCGGTTAATAAGCCACGTTGTTGTCAGCACCAGGATGATCAGAAGAAGGGGGATGGACAGCGCAGTTGCGGCGATCCTCCGGGCAGTCCGGCTCTTTTTTGTGTTCTCGACACTCATGGGAGGAGGTGGTCCTTTATTTTATTACTATACGTCGTCCTGGCCGTCTTTGCAATGCATCGAGTCGAATCGGGACCATCTCCCGCGTTGAACAGGGGGAGGGGCGGTTGTTGCGCCTCCGAGTTCGCAAAAAAAGCCGCGGTGGACGACCGCGGCTTTTGGGGAAGACTGCGAGGAAAACCTAAAAATGGTAAGCGGCACCGAATTGCATGCTGAAGTAATCGTCCGAGATCAGGTGGATGCTTGCAACGGCGAAGGCACTGACCTCGGGACTGATGGAGAAGTCGACCCCGGCACCCGGCGTGATACCCAGATTCACTTCGCTCTTCGAATGCTTCCCCATGAACAAATCGAAGGTGTCTTTTTTATCGACGCTTGTTTCAACACCGGCTTGGGCGAAGAGTTTCAACTGGTCGGCCACCGGGAAATAGTAGCGTGCGCCGATTGTGATCGGCATGCGCGTAAAGTCCAGTCCTATTCCGAAGAAATCCCGGCTGAAATTGTAGTAGCCAAGGTCGATCCGAGCCTGGAGATTCTTATCGATCGAGTCCAGCATATACCCGGCGCCGAAATTGGCGCCGAAGCCGGCATCGAAGTCTCCCGACCCGCTTCCGAACCCGATCGAGCCGTCTATTTCATAGGGGCCCGGTTTGGAGCCTGCCGCTGCCGCGGTCGTGGGAATCACGGTCGTGACCGTCAACACGAGGGCAAGAGTAAGTACTGCGGTGATCGTTCTTTTCATTGATCATTCTCCTTTCAGTGTCAACACCCTGTTTTGGTGAGCACAGTTCCATTTTTTCTCTGCGTGCCTTGAAAAAAAGCTTCTGAAGCCACAATGACCTGCGCAAGATCCTTTCGGACGTCACCAACCAGGTTCACCCCAGGAATGGTGAACGTAACCTGTCAGAAGATAGCGCTCGTTTCTTCTTTTGTCAAGAAATAGTTGTTAGGTTTTTGGCGGCCTATCGGCTTAGATATTTTGACTCGACGTATTCTTTTCAGTATAATAAGCACACAGGAAGTAATGGAGTAATCCCGTTTCGCGCTCACCTAAGGAGGTCCGTATGAAGTTGATCCCGCTGCATGATTGGGCTGTAATAGTGCCGGCGCAGGCGGCTGCCATGACTGCCGGCGGACTGTATATCCCCGACTCGGCGAAAGAGAAGCCCGAGGAGGGCGTGGTCGAGGCGATCGGTCCCGGCGCCCTGGAGGAAGAGAAAACAGGCAGGAAAAAGGTTGCACGGGAGGAGCGGAAATTCATCCCGACGACCGTGAAACCCGGCGACCGCGTTCTCTACGAGCGCTGGGCGGGCAGGACCCATACGCTGGGGAAAGAAGAGCGGGTGCTCGTGCGGGAGCGGGATATCCTTGGCCTGCTCGAGAGGCCGCTCGAGATACCGGCGGTCACTGCTTCGGGAAAGCCGACGGCGATCGTCGCCCGGCCGGTCCCGCCGGTGCCGACGAAGAGGGCGCAGGACCTATTAGCCACGAAGGTCAAGGAAAAGCCAAAAAAGAAGGCGCCGAAGCCCGCCGCAAAAAAGAGCGCAAAGAAGTCGGGAGGCAAGAAAGCAAAGAAAACAGCGAAGAAGGCCGTTGTCAGGAAGAGCGCTGCCAAGGCCGCGCCGTCCAGAAAAGGGAAGGCCGGGAGCAAGAAGGCGGGAAAGAAGAAATAAGACGCCGGGAAGTATTGGTGAACCATGGAAGACGAAAGCGTGGCACGTGAAAAGAAGATCATTGCGATACTGAACGAGGAGATCGAGGACGGGGCCGATCTCGCGGCGGAAGCGCGCCGCATGGTGGAGTATCTTCTGCTGGAAAAGAAGGGCTATGCGCGGGAAGAGGTCCGGAAGAACGTGGTATTCGATGTGGTCCTCGACAAGGAGCGGCTCACTTCATCCGTGGATTTCCTGGTGACCGTGGAGGGGAAAAAGGCGATGATCATCAAGTGCGCCGCGGGATCTCTCGCTTCCCGTGAGCGCCAGGCCCTGGCGGCTGCACGGCTGATCGGCGATCCGCCGGTCCCGATCGCGGTCGTCGCCGACCCGGAGACGGCGGAGGTGCTCGATGCCGGCACGGGCGAGGTCATCGGCGAGGGGTTCGGAGCGATCCCCACGCGGGACCAGATCGCGGGCCTCCTGTCGGAGAGGCGGCCAGTAACGCTTTCGCCGGTGCGCATCGAAAGGGAGAAGCGCATCCTCCTGGCCTTTGATGCGATCCGGTGCAGCGTGCCGCGCGGCGCAGACGGCGGGGTCCGGATCGGGCCGGAGCCGGGGAAGGACAAGTGCTGATGTCTCGCTGGCAGCGCCGGGGCACGTCGAAGAAGGGCACATAAATGAATATTCTTTTTGTGCCCTTCGTGTCTCGGGTGGCCCTCTTGTTGGCCACTGTGTGATACCGCGCTTACTTTATTATCGTCCGGTCTTTCTAGCCTGCCGCGTCATTCCTGGTTCATCTGCGGCCCCTGACATTTTCCATCTCCATGACCCAGATCACCGAAGAAACCTTCGAACAGATACTCAAATCCTTCATCCGCTCGGAAACGATCGACTTGAGCAGGGTCTCCTTCATCGACCCCTACGGCATGCTGGCGCTCCTCGAGATAGGCGAGCTCTGCCAGCTCGAGGACGTCAGGAAGACGATCATCCTTCCCCGGTCCGCTGATGTTCTTTCCTACCTCGACCGGATGGACTTTTTCACTCATGCCCGGCGAACCTTCTCCCTGGAAGAATCATCCGGCCGGGCTGCCGGGAAGCCTCAAAAAAGCATTGATTCGGACGTGCTGCTCGAGATAACTCCGATCGAGAAATCGAACGACATCCATTTCATCGTCGGGAAGGTGAGGGACCGCGCCCAGGCCATCCTCGCGGCCCACCTGCACTATGATGAGAGGGCCATCAGCGGGTTCATCGTCGCCCTGTCCGAGGTCTGCCAGAACATCATCGAGCACAGCGAGAACAAGGGCTTTGTCGGCATCCAGAAGTACCGATTCCCGAAGCTGGACAAGAACGTCGTCAAGATAGCGGTCATGGACATCGGCATCGGGTTCCGAAGATCGCTTTCCGGCAGGTTCAAGCTCAGGGGCGATCTCGAGGCCATCGAAAAGGGGCTGCTCCACGGCGCGTCGCGCTACGAAGACGAGGGCAGGGGGCACGGTCTTGCCGCGGTGCGTCGTTTTATCACGCAGTGGAACGGGAAGCTTTCGATCCGCTCCGGCACCGCCAGGCTTTCCATCGTTCCGAAATGGGCCCGGGGCAGGGAGCAGGAGCACGGCCTTACCCTTTTTCCGGGAGCGCAGATCAATATTCTCCTGCCCGAAATCCATTCGCAATAACCGTCATTCCCGCGAAGGCGGCAATCCCAGGCCTCAGGTACATAAAATTTCCCCTTGACAAAAGTCTGCATATATGGTTCAATTGATTCAATTGAAGCATGGTGGGTCTTTATGGCAAAGTATGACCTTTTAAAACTTCTCAAGGAGGAACTCGGCAACGGCTCGAAGGACCTCGTGACCCGGCCGTCGGGGCAGGCGATCCGGGAGCGGATCGAGCGCGACATCGAGAAGGAGCCGGAAGGATCGGTGATCGCCCTCGATTTCTCGAAGATCGGTGTGATCGACTACTCCTGCGCCGACGAAGTGATCGCCAAGATCGTGTCGCGGCTGCTCTCCAACGAGTACGGCGACCGGTACCTGCTTTTAACGGGCCTGAACGAGAACCAGCTGGAAAACATCGAGGTGGCGCTGGAACGCAAGGACCTTGCCGTGCTTGCCGAGACCCGCGACGGGGCCAGGACCGTGCTGGGGAACCTGAACAATTATCTGAAAGACACTTTCGACGTGATCGCAAAAAAGAAAAAAGTGACGTCCAAGGACCTGGCCGATGCGCGGAAACTCGAAGCAAACACGAGCGGCACCAGGCTCTTGAACCTGCACAAGAAGCGGCTGGTGAGACGGGTCGAAGAGGTCCGGACGGACGGAAAGATATGGGTGTACGAGACACTGTGAGACACCGGCCGGCCTTTTCCATTGACCGGCTGCGAAAGGCAATGATAGAATGAACGCCGCTGAACAGACGGAAAAGGGAGGATTGAGAAGGGGACTGATCCTTTTCCTGGCGCAGGGCGCCTGGTCGGGGAGGTCTCCCTTCGCGCCGGGCACCGCGGGGACAATGGTTGCCGTTCTCCTGTACCTGCTCCTTGCCGGTCTGCCCGCTGCCTGGTATCTCGCCGCGTGCGCCGCGGTGACCGGGATCGCGATCTGGATTGCCGATGAGGCGGAACGGATGCTGGGCAGGAAGGACGACGGGTCGATCGTGATCGACGAGATCGCCGGGTATCTCGTTTCGATGGCCCTGGTGCCCGCCGGGTGGCTGTTCATCGCCGCGGGGTTCTTCCTGTTCCGGGTGTTCGATATCATCAAGCCATTTCCGGCAAGACGGCTGCAGGACCTGCACGGCGGCCCGGGCATCGTGCTGGACGACATCGCGGCGGGGGTGTATACGAATATCGTGCTTCGAGTAATCTGGTACTTTGCGAATTGAGGATCCGTACCGGACGGGTGTTTGAATACCGGTATGTGTGCGGATTGCGGGATGTGAAGCAGGAATTTTTTCTATCCGTGTTTATCCATGGTTGCCTAGAGGGTGCTCATGCGTGCTGAGATCATAGCGACCGGCAGCGAACTGCTCTCCGGCGTTCCCGAGACGAATTCCCTGTTCCTGTCCGAGGAACTCCTGTCCCTGGGGATCGAAACGGCCTTCAAGACCGTCGTGGGGGACGATGAGAAGGACATGGAAGACACCTTCCGCAGGGCCATGGACCGGGCCGAGGTGGTGATCATCTCGGGCGGGATAGGCCCGACCGAGGACGACATCACGCGCAAGGTGGTCGCCAAGATCGTCAAGAAGCGGCTCGTGCTGAATGAGGACGCGCACAAGGCGATCCATGAACGGCTTGCGGGCAGGGGAAAGGACGTCCTGGTCGCGAACGACCGGCAGGCCCTGATCCCGGTCGGCGCCCGGCTTCTGCGCAATCCCGTGGGCATCGCGCCGGGTTTCTTTCTCTTCGAAAAGGACTCCTTTATCGCGGTGCTGCCCGGCGTTCCGCGGGAACTGTACGCCATGTTCCGGGAAGAGCTGAAACCGGCGCTCGCGGAGCGGGCCTCGGGAAGGCTGTTCCTCAGGCGGAAAGTGCTGCACACCTGCGGCATTTCCGAGTCGGCAGTCAACAAGGCCATCCAGGACATCATGCGCAGGGCCGAGCCGAAGGTGGGCCTGACCGCGAAGGAAACCGGGGTGGATATCCGGATCATTGCTCCCGGCACCAGCGCCGACCAGGCCCAGTCTCACGCGGACCGGACCGAAGCCGTGATCAGAGAAAGGCTCGGCGACGCGGTCTACGCCGCGGACGGCCAGACCATGGAAGAGGTGGTCGGCGCTCTCCTCAAACAGCGGAGGCTCACGCTCGCCGTGGCGGAGTCATGTACCGGCGGCCTGATCGGCGCCCAGATCACGAACATCGCCGGAAGCTCCGGGTATTTCGACCGCGGTGTGGTGACCTACAGCAACACCGCCAAGACGGAGCTGCTGGGAGTGCCGGCGGGCCTGATCGACCGCCACGGCGCGGTCAGCAGCGAGGTCGCAAAGGCCATGGCGAAGGCCGTCAGGGAATCGGCGAACGTGGACATCGGCCTTTCCGTCACCGGCATCGCCGGCCCGGGCGGCGGGAGCGAGCAGAAGCCCGTGGGCCTGGTCTACACGGCGGTCGCGACAGACCGGGGAGTGCAGGCGGTCGAGCACCGGTTCCTCGGCGACCGTGAGCAGATCCGGCTGAGGTCCGCGCAGATGGCGCTGGATATGGTGAGGAGATACCTGATCGGGTGAGAGGACCGAAGACAGAGGGCAGACGAGAGGCAGAGACGGGGGACGAGAGACAAGGACGGGAGAATCGAACGTCAATTTGTATTCTGAACGGTGGTCATCTGTACCCTGATAGATATGCGTTCCTTCATCGCCATAGAGATACCCGAGGCCATCAAGAAACAGATGGCCGAGGCGCAAGACCGGCTCAAGGGTTCGGGCGTGGAGGCGAGCTGGACCAGGCCCGAGGGCATCCATCTGACGCTCAAGTTTCTCGGAGAGATACCGGCAGCGCTGGTCCCGGACATCGAGCAGGCGCTCTCGGGAGCGGTCTCGGGCAGGGGAAGGTTCCGGCTTGCCGTCGGAGGGGTGGGCGCGTTCCCGAATGCGAACAACACGCGCGTGGCATGGATAGGCCTTTCGGGGGACCTCGATCAGCTCACGCGGCTGCAGGAAGCGGTCGAGGACGCAATGGCCCGGCTTGGCATGGATCGCGAGAACAGGGCGTTCAAACCGCATCTCACGCTCGCGAGGGTCAAGTACATCCGGTCCCGCGACCAGTGGCGCAAGGCGCTCGACGAGATCAGGGACATCAAACTGCCGGAGTTCGAGGTGACCGGCGTCAGCCTGATGAAGAGCGAGCTCAACCGGAGCGGCGCCGTGTACACGGAGATTGCAAAAGTGGGACTGCGATAAAGGGACAGTCGCTGAAACAAATCAATTCGATCAGCCGCGCTGCGGCGAAAGGAGATACACCATGGCGGACAAGGAACGGTTGAAAGCGTTGGAACTGGCGGTGGGACAGATCGAGAAGCAGTTCGGCAAGGGCTCGATCATGCGGCTGGGCAGGGAGGAAGTGCCGGCCAACATTCCCGCCATTTCCACGGGCTCCCTGGGGCTTGACATCGCGCTCGGCGTGGGCGGCGTGCCGAGGGGAAGGATCGTCGAGGTCTACGGGCCCGAGTCGTCGGGCAAGACCACGCTGGCGCTCCATATCATCGCCGAGGCGCAGAAGGCAGGCGGCCAGGCCGCCTTCATCGACGCCGAGCATGCGCTGGATGTCATCTACGCGCGCAAGCTTGGGGTGCGCACCGACGACCTTCTGATATCACAGCCGGATACGGGCGAGCAGGCGCTCGAGATCACCGAGACGCTGGTCCGGAGCGGCGCCATCGACGTCATCGTCGTGGATTCCGTGGCGGCGCTCACGCCGCGTGCCGAGATCGAAGGAGAGATGGGCGACGCGCACATGGGGCTCCAGGCGCGCCTCATGAGCCAGGCGCTCCGCAAGCTGACGGGCGCCATCAGCAAGTCCAACACCACGCTCCTCTTCATCAACCAGATCCGCATGAAGATCGGCGTGATGTTCGGCAATCCCGAAACGACCACGGGCGGCAACGCGCTCAAGTTCTACGCCTCGGTCCGGCTCGATATCCGCAAGGTGTCGGCCGTCAAGGAAGGCGAGGAAGTGACCGGCGGAAGGGTGAAGGTGAAAGTGGTGAAAAACAAGATAGCCCCTCCCTTCCGGGCCGCTGAATTTGATATAATGTTCAACGAAGGAATCTCGAAGACCGGCGAGATCATCGACATGGGCGTCGAGAAGAACATCATCGAAAAGAGCGGCGCCTGGTTCTCCTACAGCGGGACGCGCATCGGCCAGGGACGGGAGAATGTGAAGCAGTTCCTGAACGAGCACCGGGACATGATGGCCGAGATCGAGCTCAAGGTGCGGCAGGCAGCGGGCCTCCCGGTCAGCGGTGCAGACGCACCGGCCGCGGAGAGCGGCGCGCCGGCGAAAGACAAGGAAGCCGCGCCGGCTCCCGAGAGGGTAA
This genomic interval from Nitrospirota bacterium contains the following:
- a CDS encoding AsmA-like C-terminal domain-containing protein; the protein is MSVENTKKSRTARRIAATALSIPLLLIILVLTTTWLINRAPVQNRVRQGVEQRTGNMVTFRSLRLSLLPRPRLALYQVRVNVAGSMDITIPRARIYPEVLPLLTGRVRIAKVKLDDPALSMDLKEEPEAAPEEPRALFEETRSDIETAATSIESVGPAFVAEVNRGTIVLRKGGSEIIRADEIAGSLALIPGGFEIGVTAKGLHLGPVSLRGAIFTRKSGIAVRDLYLAGGRSSLSGVTASFHWRRSPYLRIESGGAIIYLEDLFERRQRLGRLGDKLRDVQGMKGVVRIAEMTFTGPLLHEERWEMNAAGSLEGIEVQSALVPGPVRIRTGSFKATTKTLTLQNLDADFLDSSITTGLKLAGSVHGMSSMDLSLRGRIGHDSIVWAAHTLHPPPDLIPRAALSLESLRFTWEKGPVYTVQGAATIQNGPRVSVDLRQSPHALDIKRLVVEDGKDKASLALRKRSEQMEITYQGKVSEDTFNRIFERSSGHHGWIRGDLRANILLDKPGESTARGELEGGDLSYGPGNGVAVTARQIKLGVDEKVLTLKEGSFLYGDHPFDLTGTVTVSEGGFRFDANLAAESLSLAMLQQAFSRNKNESPKAGAAPAVPVRGIINLAAKDFSIDKFRFSPVKARISVDQRGSVGIQVIESKLCGISVPGRIEILHSGVQLDLNPAVIDQPLEPALDCFSTNRRVTGTYSFLGGLHSRGNNEELLRSLEGWASFSAKDGRFYTNPLLSRIFAFLNLTELLRGKLPDMGRDGFAYKSVRIKGDIKNGRLALKEAIIEGETLNLVADGEIDIAAGKLDMTVLVAPFKTIEAILGKIPLLKSVLANKLITVPVRVSGDLNNPNIILLDPKAVGGHVLDIMEGILDLPFKVVDPLFRGGKTD
- a CDS encoding outer membrane beta-barrel protein, with product MKRTITAVLTLALVLTVTTVIPTTAAAAGSKPGPYEIDGSIGFGSGSGDFDAGFGANFGAGYMLDSIDKNLQARIDLGYYNFSRDFFGIGLDFTRMPITIGARYYFPVADQLKLFAQAGVETSVDKKDTFDLFMGKHSKSEVNLGITPGAGVDFSISPEVSAFAVASIHLISDDYFSMQFGAAYHF
- a CDS encoding co-chaperone GroES — encoded protein: MKLIPLHDWAVIVPAQAAAMTAGGLYIPDSAKEKPEEGVVEAIGPGALEEEKTGRKKVAREERKFIPTTVKPGDRVLYERWAGRTHTLGKEERVLVRERDILGLLERPLEIPAVTASGKPTAIVARPVPPVPTKRAQDLLATKVKEKPKKKAPKPAAKKSAKKSGGKKAKKTAKKAVVRKSAAKAAPSRKGKAGSKKAGKKK
- a CDS encoding type I restriction enzyme HsdR N-terminal domain-containing protein; amino-acid sequence: MEDESVAREKKIIAILNEEIEDGADLAAEARRMVEYLLLEKKGYAREEVRKNVVFDVVLDKERLTSSVDFLVTVEGKKAMIIKCAAGSLASRERQALAAARLIGDPPVPIAVVADPETAEVLDAGTGEVIGEGFGAIPTRDQIAGLLSERRPVTLSPVRIEREKRILLAFDAIRCSVPRGADGGVRIGPEPGKDKC
- a CDS encoding ATP-binding protein, producing the protein MTQITEETFEQILKSFIRSETIDLSRVSFIDPYGMLALLEIGELCQLEDVRKTIILPRSADVLSYLDRMDFFTHARRTFSLEESSGRAAGKPQKSIDSDVLLEITPIEKSNDIHFIVGKVRDRAQAILAAHLHYDERAISGFIVALSEVCQNIIEHSENKGFVGIQKYRFPKLDKNVVKIAVMDIGIGFRRSLSGRFKLRGDLEAIEKGLLHGASRYEDEGRGHGLAAVRRFITQWNGKLSIRSGTARLSIVPKWARGREQEHGLTLFPGAQINILLPEIHSQ
- a CDS encoding phosphatidylglycerophosphatase A, which gives rise to MNAAEQTEKGGLRRGLILFLAQGAWSGRSPFAPGTAGTMVAVLLYLLLAGLPAAWYLAACAAVTGIAIWIADEAERMLGRKDDGSIVIDEIAGYLVSMALVPAGWLFIAAGFFLFRVFDIIKPFPARRLQDLHGGPGIVLDDIAAGVYTNIVLRVIWYFAN
- a CDS encoding competence/damage-inducible protein A; translation: MRAEIIATGSELLSGVPETNSLFLSEELLSLGIETAFKTVVGDDEKDMEDTFRRAMDRAEVVIISGGIGPTEDDITRKVVAKIVKKRLVLNEDAHKAIHERLAGRGKDVLVANDRQALIPVGARLLRNPVGIAPGFFLFEKDSFIAVLPGVPRELYAMFREELKPALAERASGRLFLRRKVLHTCGISESAVNKAIQDIMRRAEPKVGLTAKETGVDIRIIAPGTSADQAQSHADRTEAVIRERLGDAVYAADGQTMEEVVGALLKQRRLTLAVAESCTGGLIGAQITNIAGSSGYFDRGVVTYSNTAKTELLGVPAGLIDRHGAVSSEVAKAMAKAVRESANVDIGLSVTGIAGPGGGSEQKPVGLVYTAVATDRGVQAVEHRFLGDREQIRLRSAQMALDMVRRYLIG
- the thpR gene encoding RNA 2',3'-cyclic phosphodiesterase, which codes for MRSFIAIEIPEAIKKQMAEAQDRLKGSGVEASWTRPEGIHLTLKFLGEIPAALVPDIEQALSGAVSGRGRFRLAVGGVGAFPNANNTRVAWIGLSGDLDQLTRLQEAVEDAMARLGMDRENRAFKPHLTLARVKYIRSRDQWRKALDEIRDIKLPEFEVTGVSLMKSELNRSGAVYTEIAKVGLR
- the recA gene encoding recombinase RecA is translated as MADKERLKALELAVGQIEKQFGKGSIMRLGREEVPANIPAISTGSLGLDIALGVGGVPRGRIVEVYGPESSGKTTLALHIIAEAQKAGGQAAFIDAEHALDVIYARKLGVRTDDLLISQPDTGEQALEITETLVRSGAIDVIVVDSVAALTPRAEIEGEMGDAHMGLQARLMSQALRKLTGAISKSNTTLLFINQIRMKIGVMFGNPETTTGGNALKFYASVRLDIRKVSAVKEGEEVTGGRVKVKVVKNKIAPPFRAAEFDIMFNEGISKTGEIIDMGVEKNIIEKSGAWFSYSGTRIGQGRENVKQFLNEHRDMMAEIELKVRQAAGLPVSGADAPAAESGAPAKDKEAAPAPERVIKAAKGQKSEKHAEA